A stretch of the Deltaproteobacteria bacterium genome encodes the following:
- a CDS encoding HDOD domain-containing protein → MTDTLKTPEGRLRTIQNDIAKMPSLSTTVTKVLEICNRPDTSPNDLNRVISLDPVLTGQVLKLVNSAYYSLPNQVSSLTRAIIMLGLNTVKNLALSTAVLQSIGKKNSFQALSMEQFWTHCLTVGVTAKRLAAAQRVPVSEREEYFVAGLLHDLGKIPLNNRFPDEYLQAMKMAEEDQGSLYRFESSVFGINHCIVGRLIAEKWKLSPMVTDSLSLHHHPHQAGEETFRLLSTIALSNTYSHAIQKGDDDRFVSENQTILDLLDKVNLSLDLLLELKETVSEEVDKAKIFLQVSGKG, encoded by the coding sequence ATGACAGATACACTGAAAACGCCCGAAGGGCGCTTGAGGACCATCCAGAACGATATCGCCAAGATGCCGAGCCTTTCTACGACCGTAACCAAGGTCTTGGAAATTTGCAACAGGCCTGATACCTCTCCCAACGATTTGAACAGGGTGATTTCCCTTGATCCGGTACTGACAGGTCAGGTTCTCAAACTCGTCAATTCGGCCTATTATTCCCTTCCCAACCAAGTCAGTTCTCTTACGCGGGCCATCATCATGCTGGGCCTGAATACCGTAAAAAATCTAGCCTTGAGTACAGCGGTGCTTCAAAGCATCGGGAAAAAGAATTCATTTCAGGCCCTCTCGATGGAACAATTTTGGACCCACTGCCTGACCGTAGGCGTTACAGCGAAACGTTTGGCCGCAGCTCAAAGGGTTCCTGTTTCCGAACGTGAAGAGTATTTTGTGGCCGGATTGCTCCATGATTTAGGAAAAATTCCATTGAATAATCGGTTTCCGGATGAATACCTGCAGGCGATGAAAATGGCTGAAGAAGATCAAGGCTCCCTCTATCGATTTGAGAGCAGTGTGTTTGGTATCAACCATTGTATCGTCGGGAGATTGATCGCAGAAAAATGGAAACTGAGTCCCATGGTAACCGACTCCTTATCACTCCATCACCATCCCCACCAGGCAGGGGAGGAGACCTTCAGGTTGCTTTCCACCATCGCCCTTTCAAATACCTATTCCCATGCAATCCAGAAAGGTGATGATGACCGTTTTGTTTCCGAAAATCAAACAATATTGGACCTTCTTGACAAGGTGAACTTGTCATTGGATCTCCTCCTGGAACTCAAGGAAACGGTTTCAGAGGAGGTGGATAAGGCAAAGATATTCCTCCAAGTGTCAGGGAAGGGTTGA
- a CDS encoding sugar kinase → MKHAPQIRVVGLGQACVDYLGRVNKFPAEDEKVELEELVMQCGGPASTALVVLARLGVKVAFIGVVSDDPFGVKIQKELELEGIDSTYLKTVPGFSSQFAFIAVTRDNGHRTIFWHRGTVPSLNADDVNLSPFSAAEILHLDGLMIEASIEAARQARRMGMRIVLDAGTMREGSLELVSMVDVLIASERFAEPIVGKQSPPEQTLAALRRLGPRQVVLTLGEKGSMALDHGMILFQRAFPVEAVDTTGAGDVYHGGYIYGLLKGWHMADCMRFASAASALKCRMIGARKGIPGYAQLQEFLEIHKDIKTLRLSFSPPDPCSDCG, encoded by the coding sequence TTGAAACATGCCCCACAAATCCGGGTTGTAGGCCTGGGTCAAGCCTGCGTAGATTATCTGGGAAGGGTCAATAAGTTTCCGGCCGAGGACGAGAAGGTCGAACTGGAAGAACTCGTCATGCAGTGTGGAGGCCCGGCCTCCACGGCATTGGTTGTATTGGCCCGGCTAGGCGTCAAGGTCGCCTTCATCGGGGTTGTTTCCGACGATCCCTTTGGCGTGAAAATACAAAAAGAACTGGAACTTGAGGGAATCGATTCCACTTACCTCAAGACCGTTCCTGGTTTCTCCTCCCAGTTCGCCTTCATAGCCGTGACCAGGGATAACGGGCACAGGACCATCTTCTGGCATCGTGGAACGGTGCCATCCCTTAATGCGGATGACGTCAATCTTTCTCCCTTTTCCGCTGCAGAGATCCTTCATCTCGATGGCTTAATGATCGAAGCATCCATAGAGGCGGCCCGACAGGCCCGAAGGATGGGAATGCGGATCGTCCTGGATGCGGGAACGATGAGGGAAGGTTCTCTTGAACTTGTATCCATGGTCGATGTCCTGATCGCTTCGGAAAGGTTCGCAGAACCCATTGTGGGAAAACAAAGCCCCCCGGAGCAAACCCTAGCCGCCCTCCGTCGGCTGGGCCCGAGGCAGGTCGTCCTTACCCTGGGAGAAAAGGGAAGCATGGCGCTTGACCATGGTATGATCTTGTTCCAGAGAGCGTTTCCCGTGGAGGCCGTGGACACTACCGGCGCCGGGGATGTCTATCATGGAGGATATATCTACGGTCTTCTCAAGGGCTGGCACATGGCCGATTGTATGCGCTTCGCATCGGCGGCATCCGCCCTCAAATGCAGGATGATCGGTGCTCGAAAAGGGATTCCAGGATATGCCCAGCTACAGGAATTTCTAGAAATACACAAGGATATCAAAACGTTGCGTTTGTCTTTCTCCCCTCCTGACCCATGTAGTGATTGTGGCTGA
- a CDS encoding transglycosylase domain-containing protein — protein sequence MKKGIFRVILVIVLFGFLGGALFLGLLYHTVSREATQRIQRGLIDKIIFSESPVYYDDEKSIIGVFFEKTHRKYIHYKDIPPYFIKALVAAEDKNFFHHPGFDIKAIARAMIANIRAGRVVQGGSTLTQQTAKNVFRRERRSFKAKLKELMQALLLERKYTKEEILEMYINQFFVTGYGCGLEIAAQYFFNKEAKDLDLVECAFIAGSVKSPNAYNPFTKKTEAQKSEAMERAKRRKDYVLGQMLALNFITKEQYREAVRKEVPFREGKVTYRLNVILDYVREQLESDYFRSILEEQGIENIATSGIKIYTSINKEIQEGALKSLRYHLPLMETRISGYPRAELQRRYEEKYMGISLRRRKAGIPFLCRISHVQREEKNPYLLVAWDKGGGIIDFEGFRDIATAWIKSVRGNWARLKGRDIKLFLRNFKVGDLVAVKLIEDPENNGARSLRLTTIPELEGGVIVIRNGMVKAMVGGYFDRFFNRAVDAKRQLGSIFKPIVYAAALQLKWNTLDPLSNGRELYKYQTTYYVPKPDHPPESDQVSLAWAGVKSENLATVWLLYHLTDRLTMEEFSKVVDSLGLSRGKRESYDAYVRRIRDIYGVLVDNNSLMEAAFEEAKREIVSDLIFEGQEAVLPHLAKMHFDINPVKLDIRDPVEFGIYRHSFKRLRRLNSEMRKDYTELKILLEARGPGQPGNLSEIMRHFFLSEKGGRIVYVENPESASNLHLQPMELAQLQEKISDSSEGSIWLDDVITVRALQLIVSRMRENYKNFLSYKRYDKEVLYKVRDFRTLVNLTYVSRMGRELGICTRLDPVLSFPLGANAISIADAALAYSTLMTGQVFSLPGETKQCSMIPIITRIEDRRGVVIWEYHPRVRKILSERVSKSISEILRLVVDRGTGKGARDVVRVNVDIGDEKVSVPLPLFGKTGTANRFTNSSFVGFVPGPDIRTGLLNIKEGYVVASYVGFDDNRPMKGKRISIYGSSGALPIWTDTVDTIVNSIPYKAKLKVADLVFSDSRIPPGWHEFLEKVPVSPRTGLPLPSGRTEEQESPAFIFADVDPGKDTWNYHRDFEPLIGVNSDELDEE from the coding sequence ATGAAGAAAGGCATCTTTCGGGTTATTCTCGTAATCGTATTATTTGGATTTCTCGGCGGTGCTCTTTTCCTGGGTCTCCTCTATCACACGGTTTCCAGGGAGGCGACCCAGCGGATTCAAAGAGGACTAATCGACAAGATAATCTTTTCCGAAAGCCCGGTCTATTATGATGACGAAAAAAGCATAATTGGCGTATTTTTCGAGAAAACCCATAGAAAATATATTCATTACAAGGATATTCCCCCCTATTTCATCAAGGCCTTGGTGGCTGCTGAGGACAAGAATTTTTTTCATCATCCCGGATTTGATATCAAGGCCATCGCCCGGGCGATGATCGCTAATATTCGTGCCGGAAGAGTGGTTCAGGGCGGAAGCACCCTTACCCAGCAGACGGCGAAAAACGTCTTCAGAAGAGAACGCAGATCCTTCAAGGCTAAATTGAAGGAACTCATGCAGGCCCTTCTCCTTGAAAGAAAATACACCAAGGAAGAAATCCTTGAAATGTACATAAATCAATTCTTCGTAACCGGGTACGGTTGTGGGCTGGAAATCGCTGCGCAATACTTTTTCAACAAGGAGGCCAAGGACCTTGATCTAGTGGAATGTGCTTTCATTGCAGGTTCCGTGAAAAGTCCCAATGCTTACAATCCCTTTACCAAAAAGACAGAGGCCCAAAAAAGCGAGGCCATGGAACGGGCCAAGAGGCGGAAGGATTACGTGCTCGGCCAAATGCTTGCCCTGAATTTCATTACCAAAGAACAGTACAGGGAGGCCGTGAGAAAAGAAGTACCCTTCCGGGAGGGGAAAGTGACTTATCGCTTGAACGTCATTCTCGACTATGTGCGGGAACAGCTTGAGTCCGATTATTTCCGGTCGATACTGGAAGAACAGGGGATTGAAAATATTGCCACATCAGGAATCAAGATCTACACTTCCATAAACAAGGAGATCCAGGAAGGCGCTTTAAAAAGCCTGAGATACCATCTCCCCCTGATGGAAACCCGTATTTCGGGATATCCGAGAGCCGAACTGCAACGAAGGTACGAAGAAAAATACATGGGGATTTCCCTTAGAAGACGGAAAGCGGGGATTCCTTTTCTGTGCCGAATTTCCCATGTCCAAAGGGAGGAGAAAAATCCATATCTTCTGGTAGCGTGGGACAAGGGTGGAGGAATCATAGATTTTGAAGGGTTCAGGGATATAGCAACGGCATGGATCAAAAGTGTGCGTGGCAACTGGGCGAGGCTGAAGGGGCGTGATATTAAATTGTTTCTGAGGAATTTCAAGGTCGGGGATCTCGTCGCGGTGAAGCTTATCGAAGATCCGGAGAACAATGGAGCAAGGTCTTTGAGGTTAACGACGATCCCTGAACTGGAAGGCGGTGTTATCGTCATCAGGAACGGGATGGTAAAGGCCATGGTCGGCGGATACTTTGATCGCTTCTTCAATCGCGCTGTAGATGCCAAGAGACAACTGGGTTCGATTTTCAAGCCGATCGTGTATGCGGCCGCCTTGCAGCTCAAATGGAATACCCTGGATCCCCTCAGCAATGGGCGGGAGCTTTACAAGTACCAGACCACCTACTATGTCCCAAAACCCGATCACCCACCGGAGTCTGACCAAGTCTCCCTGGCCTGGGCTGGAGTGAAGTCGGAAAACCTCGCTACCGTCTGGCTTCTTTATCACCTGACAGATCGCTTGACGATGGAGGAATTTTCAAAAGTGGTCGATTCCCTTGGTCTTTCCAGGGGAAAGCGGGAATCCTACGACGCCTATGTGAGAAGAATCAGAGACATTTACGGCGTCCTGGTCGATAATAACAGCCTCATGGAGGCCGCTTTCGAAGAGGCCAAGAGGGAAATCGTTTCCGATCTCATTTTCGAGGGTCAGGAGGCCGTCCTGCCTCATCTCGCCAAGATGCATTTCGACATCAATCCGGTGAAGCTGGATATCCGGGATCCTGTCGAATTTGGTATTTATCGTCACAGCTTCAAACGGCTGCGACGCTTGAATTCTGAAATGCGAAAGGATTATACGGAGTTAAAGATTCTGCTGGAGGCCCGTGGACCGGGTCAACCGGGAAATCTCTCGGAAATCATGAGACATTTTTTTCTTTCCGAAAAAGGGGGCCGAATCGTATATGTTGAGAATCCGGAATCGGCTTCAAACCTTCATCTTCAACCGATGGAACTCGCACAGCTTCAGGAAAAAATCAGCGATTCCTCGGAAGGCTCCATATGGTTGGACGATGTGATCACGGTCCGGGCCCTCCAACTGATCGTGTCCCGAATGAGGGAAAACTACAAGAACTTCCTGTCCTACAAGCGTTATGACAAGGAAGTGTTATACAAGGTGAGGGATTTCAGGACCCTGGTGAATCTTACCTATGTATCCAGGATGGGGAGGGAACTGGGGATCTGCACACGTTTGGATCCGGTCCTTTCCTTTCCCTTGGGAGCGAATGCCATCAGTATTGCGGATGCCGCCCTGGCCTATTCGACCTTGATGACGGGACAAGTCTTCTCCTTACCGGGTGAGACGAAGCAGTGCAGCATGATTCCCATCATCACCAGGATTGAAGACAGGCGGGGAGTGGTCATCTGGGAATACCATCCCAGAGTAAGGAAGATCCTGTCAGAGCGCGTGTCCAAATCCATATCCGAAATCCTTCGGTTGGTTGTCGACCGGGGAACCGGAAAAGGCGCCAGGGATGTCGTTCGCGTGAATGTCGATATAGGGGATGAGAAGGTGAGTGTCCCCCTGCCCCTTTTTGGAAAAACCGGAACCGCCAACAGGTTCACCAATTCCAGCTTTGTGGGGTTCGTTCCGGGTCCGGACATCCGCACCGGCCTGCTCAACATCAAAGAGGGTTATGTGGTTGCAAGTTATGTCGGATTCGATGACAACCGACCCATGAAAGGAAAGAGAATATCGATATACGGATCTTCAGGCGCTCTTCCCATTTGGACGGATACTGTCGATACCATCGTAAACAGCATCCCTTACAAGGCAAAACTCAAGGTGGCCGATCTTGTTTTCAGCGACAGCCGGATCCCTCCAGGCTGGCACGAATTCCTAGAAAAGGTTCCAGTATCCCCCCGGACCGGTTTACCCCTCCCGTCCGGCAGGACGGAAGAGCAGGAGTCCCCCGCTTTCATATTCGCAGATGTCGACCCTGGAAAAGATACTTGGAATTACCACAGGGATTTTGAGCCCCTCATAGGAGTCAATAGTGATGAACTGGATGAAGAGTAA
- a CDS encoding MBL fold metallo-hydrolase codes for MKIKFWGVRGSIPCPGPQTVKYGGNTPCIEIRIKDTDRLLIIDAGSGIRELGNQLLSHDLSSKGSIQTEIFLTHTHWDHIMGFPFFTPIYIPDTRLKIYGPVTYEDETLEEVVGGQLSYRYFPVRQAELAAEISYIDLKEETIDLGDGIKVTTKYLNHPILCLGYRFEFNGKIVCTACDTEPFRNVFCTDPDDPSYDETMAMEGEEVAAEENRRIERFFAGADLLIHDTQYTEEEYRASKVGWGHTSFEHAIAAAKRAKVKRLALFHHEPLRTDRQIDELARKYCNPDYAGEVNVFFAREGMEIEI; via the coding sequence ATGAAGATCAAATTCTGGGGAGTCAGGGGATCCATTCCATGCCCGGGGCCTCAAACCGTAAAGTACGGGGGGAATACGCCCTGTATTGAAATCAGAATCAAGGATACGGACCGGCTTCTCATTATCGATGCGGGCTCGGGTATCAGGGAATTGGGGAATCAACTCCTCAGCCACGATCTTTCAAGCAAAGGATCCATCCAAACCGAAATCTTCCTCACCCATACCCACTGGGATCACATCATGGGTTTCCCCTTTTTTACCCCGATTTACATTCCGGACACAAGGCTCAAAATTTACGGACCTGTAACCTATGAGGATGAAACCCTTGAGGAGGTGGTCGGCGGGCAGTTATCCTACCGATATTTTCCCGTCCGGCAAGCCGAACTCGCCGCCGAGATCTCTTATATCGACCTGAAAGAAGAAACCATCGACCTGGGAGACGGGATCAAGGTAACAACAAAATATTTAAACCATCCCATTTTATGTTTGGGTTATCGTTTTGAATTTAATGGCAAAATTGTGTGCACAGCATGCGATACTGAACCCTTTCGAAATGTCTTTTGTACTGATCCCGATGATCCATCCTATGACGAAACCATGGCGATGGAAGGTGAGGAAGTGGCCGCTGAGGAGAACCGCAGGATCGAGAGATTCTTTGCCGGCGCCGATTTGCTCATTCACGATACCCAATACACGGAGGAAGAATATAGGGCCTCGAAGGTGGGTTGGGGGCATACCTCTTTTGAGCACGCCATAGCAGCGGCCAAACGGGCAAAGGTCAAGAGGCTGGCCCTGTTTCACCATGAACCCCTTCGTACGGACAGGCAGATCGATGAGCTTGCCAGGAAATACTGCAACCCCGATTATGCAGGGGAGGTGAATGTCTTCTTCGCAAGGGAGGGGATGGAGATAGAGATCTAG
- a CDS encoding RimK family alpha-L-glutamate ligase, translating into MNEINPSFVALGNRLKGVPEVITLGLKPNFHDYSSRERSLIFRSPLILYPTLNYAQFFSTIGKRIFPSLENHLYADEKIKQTTLFYMLGLPHPRTRIYYGSQCREILKDFSPPFIAKLPRASSRGMGVFFIEGIKDLEAYLDRTRVAYIQEYIPHERDLRVILINGDPVLAYWRYSPSGGFKTNVSQGGRISFESVPDQALELARKAAQLCNFDDVGLDLILHENRWYLIEANMKYGLKGAEKKGMKIRDIIRKKLLSGEIGGSVSHNR; encoded by the coding sequence ATGAATGAAATCAACCCTTCCTTTGTGGCCCTTGGAAACAGGCTGAAGGGGGTTCCGGAGGTCATAACCCTGGGGCTCAAACCGAACTTTCACGATTATTCATCCCGGGAAAGGAGCCTGATCTTCCGATCTCCACTTATACTCTATCCAACGTTAAATTATGCCCAGTTTTTCAGCACGATTGGTAAAAGAATCTTCCCGAGCCTCGAGAACCACCTTTACGCGGACGAAAAGATCAAACAGACGACGCTGTTTTACATGTTGGGACTCCCCCACCCACGAACCCGCATATATTACGGGAGTCAATGCCGGGAGATCTTGAAGGATTTTTCCCCACCCTTTATTGCAAAACTTCCCAGAGCCTCTTCGCGGGGAATGGGCGTATTTTTCATTGAAGGGATAAAAGACCTGGAGGCCTATTTGGATCGTACAAGGGTCGCCTACATCCAGGAATATATCCCCCATGAGCGGGATCTCAGGGTGATTCTGATCAACGGCGACCCGGTTCTGGCTTACTGGCGATACAGCCCGTCCGGGGGGTTCAAGACCAACGTGAGCCAAGGGGGGAGGATCAGTTTTGAGAGCGTGCCGGATCAGGCCTTGGAACTGGCCCGCAAGGCCGCTCAATTGTGTAACTTCGATGACGTGGGTCTGGACTTGATCCTACATGAGAATAGGTGGTATCTCATTGAGGCCAACATGAAGTACGGGCTTAAAGGGGCGGAAAAAAAAGGCATGAAGATTCGTGACATCATAAGGAAGAAACTTCTTTCAGGGGAGATCGGGGGATCGGTTTCCCATAATCGGTAG